Proteins from one Ipomoea triloba cultivar NCNSP0323 chromosome 1, ASM357664v1 genomic window:
- the LOC116025182 gene encoding protein ALWAYS EARLY 3-like, producing the protein MSPARKSRSVNKRYSCVNEVSPNKDGDSSKRSNQRKRKLSMLGPQWNKEELGRFYDAYRKYGKDWKKVAAAVRNRSVDMVEALYTMNRAYLSLPEGTASVVGLIAMMTDHYCNLAGSDSEQESNEGAGTSQKPQKRARGKVQAGTSKGSDLQTPTVAPNYGCLSLLKKKRSGGTRPRVVGKRTPRFPVSYSYENFNSGKYFSSSRQGLKRKLDANDDEVAHEIALALAEASQRGGSPQVSQTPTRRTDSALSTPARNAEKKHVNLEMANSKLLSSEMDEDEGSMEADTGEVSRNRTLLETGRTMQKGRRLSGRKLEIDDTGDNHFDDIKEACSGTEEGYRLGAVKGKHDKEVAGERVSRASSLGLRKRSKKVLFQRDESSAFDALQTLADLSLMMPATENENDLMMQVKDENDHIDESGTLEALPTNRQREKRGSSGVKTKWSQPASRLEVASSTMPKHGKASVDTSSVPETKQTKKTQKILTSKARKAEAHLTNDISEPQDFETKDAPKKPSGKGKRSLQSSSPKLIKNQDHSSSADLRIERSDSAQSIAEVPVANQVTLPTKVRSRRKMGIKKPQKEKDLNFPDSILDNNCNLPFASVNDKLFNLKKKLSSCLSNDRVRRWCIYEWFYSAIDYPWFAKREFVEYLYHVGLGHVPRLTRVEWDVIRSSLGKPRRFSEQFLKEEKEKLSQYREFVRTHYTELREGTREGLPTDLARPICVGQRVIAIHPKTREVHDGSVLTVDYSRCRVQFDRPELGVEFVNDIDCMPLNPNENMPALLRRNGHAVDKLFENFNEHKVNEQANDSVKYASRDNLENGDGFPCLPSSTYAKNNLLMQTEVDSANVDGHAKIGSSETAQQMSHSQPGTLGQNQAKEADVQALAKLTRALDKKEAVISELRRMNDDVLENQKSGDCTLKDSEPFKKQYAAVIVQLNEVNEQVSSALYCLRQRNTYQGSISLNWPRPVANFGDSGGRVSTFDCYTNQTQEPGSHINEIIESSKIKARTMVDAAVQAMSSLNGVENSTGEVEDAIDYLNDRIPLDESCLLTIPDSKLKNPVHGNEADIPSELITQCVATLLMIQKCTERQFPPADVAKILDSAVASLQPSCSHNLPLYAEIEKCMGIIRTQILALIPT; encoded by the exons ATGTCTCCTGCAAGAAAATCAAGGAGTGTCAATAAACGATACTCTTGTGTAAATGAAGTCTCGCCCAACAAAGATGGAGATAGTTCTAAAAGAAGCAATCAACGG AAAAGGAAGTTGTCTATGCTGGGCCCTCAGTGGAATAAGGAAGAGCTGGGTCGTTTTTATGATGCATACAGGAAATATGGTAAAGATTGGAAAAAG GTGGCTGCTGCAGTGCGAAACCGATCAGTTGATATGGTGGAGGCACTTTACACCATGAACAGg GCTTACTTATCTCTTCCTGAGGGGACTGCATCTGTTGTTGGGTTGATTGCAATGATGACTGATCACTATTGCAATTTG GCTGGAAGTGATAGTGAACAAGAAAGCAATGAGGGTGCAGGGACATCCCAAAAACCTCAAAAGCGGGCTCGGGGTAAAGTTCAGGCTGGCACTTCTAAAGGTTCTGATTTGCAGACCCCTACAGTAGCACCAAATTATGGTTGTTTGTCATTATTGAAGAAGAAACGCTCAGGAG GGACACGGCCTCGTGTTGTTGGGAAAAGGACACCACGGTTTCCAGTATCATAttcttatgaaaattttaatagtggaAAGTATTTTTCCTCTAGTAGACAAGGCTTGAAAAGAAAGTTAGATGCTAATGATGATGAAGTTGCTCATGAAATAGCATTAGCTTTAGCTGAAGCTTCACAGAGAGGTGGCTCTCCCCAGGTTTCTCAGACACCAACTCGCCGAACTGATAGTGCTTTATCCACTCCTGCTCGCAATGCTGAAAAGAAG CATGTTAATCTGGAAATGGCCAATTCCAAGCTTCTTAGTAGTGAAATGGACGAGGATGAAGGAAGCATGGAAGCTGACACTGGAGAAGTATCCAGGAATAGGACTTTGTTGGAAACTGGCAGAACAATGCAGAAGGGCAGAAGACTCTCTGGGAGAAAGTTGGAAATTGATGACACTGGTGACAATCATTTTGATGACATCAAGGAAGCATGTAGTGGTACAGAAGAAGGTTATAGGTTAGGTGCTGTAAAAGGAAAACATGACAAAGAGGTTGCTGGTGAAAGAGTTTCAAGGGCTTCTTCTCTTGGTCTCAGAAAGAGGAGCAAAAAGGTTCTTTTTCAGAGAG ATGAAAGCTCTGCCTTTGATGCTCTACAAACTTTGGCTGATCTATCGCTGATGATGCCAGCCACAGAAAATGAAAACG ATTTAATGATGCAGGTCAAAGATGAAAATGATCACATTGATGAATCTGGGACCTTGGAAGCTCTGCCTACAAACCGGCAAAGAGAGAAACGTGGATCATCTGGGGTTAAAACTAAATGGAGTCAGCCGGCCTCAAGACTTGAGGTTGCATCTAGTACAATGCCAAAACATGGAAAAGCTTCAGTTGATACTAGTTCTGTTCCTGAGACAAAGCAGACGAAAAAAACACAGAAGATATTGACATCTAAG GCAAGAAAAGCTGAAGCTCATCTCACGAATGATATTTCTGAACCTCAAGATTTTGAG ACTAAAGATGCACCAAAGAAGCCAAGCGGCAAGGGTAAAAGATCTTTGCAAAGTTCATCACCTAAATTGATAAAGAACCAAGATCATTCCTCAAGTGCCGATCTAAGAATAGAAAGAAGTGATTCGGCTCAATCGATTGCAGAAGTCCCTGTAGCAAACCAGGTTACCTTGCCTACTAAAGTTAGAAGTAGGCGTAAGATGGGGATCAAGAAaccacaaaaagaaaaagatctgAATTTTCCTGATAGCATTTTGGATAACAACTGCAACTTACCCTTTGCTTCGGTTAATGACAAATTGTTCAATCTCAAG AAAAAGCTTTCTAGTTGCCTTTCCAATGATCGTGTACGGAGATGGTGTATATATGAGTGGTTCTACAGTGCAATTGATTATCCTTGGTTTGCTAAAAGGGAGTTTGTTGAATACTTGTATCATGTTGGATTAGGACATGTTCCCAGGCTAACTCGTGTTGAATGGGATGTCATAAGAAG TTCTCTTGGTAAACCACGGCGATTTTCTGAACAATTTTTAAAGGAGGAAAAGGAAAAGCTTAGTCAATACcgtgagtttgttagaacacaTTACACTGAACTACGTGAGGGTACCAGGGAAGGATTACCAACTGATCTTGCAAGGCCAATATGTGTTGGACAACGCGTCATTGCCATCCACCCTAAAACAAGAGAAGTTCATGACGGAAGTGTGCTGACAGTTGATTATTCTCGGTGCCGGGTTCAGTTTGACCGGCCTGAGCTCGGAGTTGAATTTGTCAAT GATATTGATTGTATGCCTCTAAATCCCAATGAGAACATGCCTGCATTGCTCAGGAGGAATGGGCATGCTGTGGACAAGTTATTTGAGAACTTCAATGAGCACAAGGTGAATGAGCAAGCAAATGACAGTGTGAAATATGCATCACGTGACAATCTGGAGAATGGTGATGGTTTCCCTTGTTTGCCTTCATCAACCTATGCGAAAAATAACCTATTAATGCAAACAGAG GTGGATTCAGCAAATGTTGATGGGCATGCTAAAATTGGGTCAAGTGAAACTGCCCAACAGATGTCACATTCTCAACCTGGTACATTGGGACAGAACCAAGCAAAGGAAGCTGATGTTCAAGCTCTTGCTAAGCTGACTCGTGCTCTTGACAAAAAG GAAGCTGTGATTTCTGAGTTGAGGCGTATGAATGACGATgttttggaaaatcaaaagagtGGTGACTGCACCCTCAAGGACTCGGAGCCTTTCAAAAAACAATATGCTGCTGTAATTGTACAGTTAAATGAAGTAAATGAGCAG GTTTCTTCTGCTTTGTATTGCTTGAGACAGAGGAACACATATCAAGGGAGCATTTCTCTTAATTGGCCTAGGCCAGTTGCTAATTTTGGTGATTCTGGTGGTAGAGTGAGCACTTTTGACTGCTACACAAATCAAACTCAGGAACCTGGATCTCATATCAACGAGATTATTGAAAGTTCGAAAATAAAAGCCAGAACTATGGTAGATGCTGCTGTGCAG GCAATGTCATCACTTAATGGAGTGGAGAACAGTACAGGGGAAGTTGAGGATGCTATAGATTATCTAAACGATCGCATTCCACTAGATGAATCTTGCTTGCTTACT ATACCTGATTCTAAATTGAAGAATCCTGTGCATGGAAACGAGGCAGACATCCCTTCAGAACTTATTACCCAATGCGTTGCTACGCTTCTCATGATCCAG AAATGTACTGAACGGCAGTTTCCTCCAGCTGACGTGGCAAAAATACTGGATTCTGCAGTTGCGAGCTTGCAACCTAGCTGCTCTCACAACCTCCCTCTGTATGCAGAAATAGAGAAGTGCATGGGAATCATAAGGACCCAAATACTGGCGCTAATACCAACCTAG
- the LOC116032705 gene encoding sucrose nonfermenting 4-like protein isoform X1: MYPAGMDYARESSTVLITTRFVWPYGGRTVCLSGTFTGWSQWPMTPVEGCPSVFQTICSLPPGYHQYKFVVDGEWRHDENQPFATGNYGVVNTVILPRETDYLPAVASTQTAPNSNMDVDNDTFQRVVRVSDGALDAVSRISQADIEISRHRISAVLSTHMAYELLPESGKVIALDVDLPVKQAFHILHEQGIPMAPLWDFNRGHFVGVLSALDFILIMRELGNHGSNLTEEELETHTISAWKEAKSYINGQINERGGAALRVLVSAGPDDNLKDVALKILQNGVATVPIIHSPSEDGLYPQLLYLASLGEVLKYLCRYFRHSPASLPILQLPINAIPLGTWVPKIGEPNRRPLAMLRPTASLSAALNLLIQAQVGAIPIVDENDSLLDIYSRSDITALAKDKIYTHINLDEMTIHQALQLGEEPYASPYMVGNERCHMCLRSDPLHKVMDKLSKPGVRRLVIVEAGSKRVEGIISLRDVFRFLLG; the protein is encoded by the exons ATGTATCCTGCTGGAATGGATTATGCTCGGGAAAGCAGCACAGTGTTAATCACTACTCGGTTTGTTTGGCCATATGGAGGAAGAACTGTGTGCTTGAGTGGTACATTCACAGG GTGGTCACAGTGGCCAATGACTCCTGTAGAGGGTTGCCCTTCGGTTTTTCAAACTATCTGTAGCCTACCACCTGGTTACCACCAG TATAAATTTGTTGTTGATGGTGAATGGAGGCATGATGAGAACCAACCTTTTGCTACTGGAAACTATGGGGTTGTAAACACTGTTATCTTGCCTAGAGAAACTGACTACCTTCCTGCAGTTGCAAGTACCCAGACTGCTCCTAATTCTAACATGGATGTCGATAATGATACCTTTCAGCGTGTG GTTAGGGTGTCGGATGGTGCATTGGATGCTGTGTCTAGAATATCGCAGGCAGATATAGAGATATCTCGCCACCGTATATCTGCTGTCCTCTCCACACACATGGCGTATGAGTTGCTTCCTGAGTCGGGAAAG GTGATTGCATTAGATGTTGATCTCCCTGTAAAGCAAGCTTTCCATATTCTGCACGAGCAG GGTATTCCTATGGCTCCTCTCTGGGATTTTAACAGGGGACATTTTGTTGGAGTTCTTAGTGCGTTGGATTTTATCTTAATCATGCGGGAG CTTGGAAATCATGGGTCCAACCTTACAGAAGAGGAACTTGAGACACATACTATATCTGCTTGGAAAGAAGCAAAATCATACATAAATGGACAAATTAATGAACGAGGGGGAGCAGCTCTTAGAGTGCTTGTATCT GCTGGCCCAGACGACAATTTGAAAGATGTTGCTTTGAAAATTTTGCAAAATGGTGTAGCTACAGTTCCTATCATTCATTCACCCTCAGAGGATGGGTTATATCCACAGCTACTGTATCTTGCTTCACTTGGTGAAGTACTAAAAT ATCTTTGTAGGTATTTCAGGCATTCACCGGCATCTCTTCCCATTCTTCAATTGCCAATTAATGCCATACCATTAGGCACCTGGGTTCCCAAAATTGGAGAGCCAAATCGACGGCCGTTGGCTATGTTGAGACCTACTGCCTCACTTAGTGCAGCACTGAATTTATTGATTCAAG CTCAAGTTGGTGCAATTCCCATTGTTGATGAGAATGACTCATTATTGGATATATATTCTCGAAG TGATATCACAGCCTTGGCCAAGGACAAAATTTATACGCACATCAATCTTGACGAAATGACCATTCATCAG GCATTGCAGCTTGGAGAGGAACCGTATGCTTCCCCATACATGGTTGGCAATGAAAGATGTCACATGTGTTTACGGTCTGACCCGCTCCATAAAGTGATGGACAAGTTGTCCAAGCCAG GTGTTAGACGGCTTGTGATTGTGGAGGCTGGGAGCAAGCGCGTTGAAGGTATCATATCCCTTAGAGATGTTTTCCGGTTCTTGCTTGGATAG
- the LOC116032705 gene encoding sucrose nonfermenting 4-like protein isoform X2 — MDVDNDTFQRVVRVSDGALDAVSRISQADIEISRHRISAVLSTHMAYELLPESGKVIALDVDLPVKQAFHILHEQGIPMAPLWDFNRGHFVGVLSALDFILIMRELGNHGSNLTEEELETHTISAWKEAKSYINGQINERGGAALRVLVSAGPDDNLKDVALKILQNGVATVPIIHSPSEDGLYPQLLYLASLGEVLKYLCRYFRHSPASLPILQLPINAIPLGTWVPKIGEPNRRPLAMLRPTASLSAALNLLIQAQVGAIPIVDENDSLLDIYSRSDITALAKDKIYTHINLDEMTIHQALQLGEEPYASPYMVGNERCHMCLRSDPLHKVMDKLSKPGVRRLVIVEAGSKRVEGIISLRDVFRFLLG, encoded by the exons ATGGATGTCGATAATGATACCTTTCAGCGTGTG GTTAGGGTGTCGGATGGTGCATTGGATGCTGTGTCTAGAATATCGCAGGCAGATATAGAGATATCTCGCCACCGTATATCTGCTGTCCTCTCCACACACATGGCGTATGAGTTGCTTCCTGAGTCGGGAAAG GTGATTGCATTAGATGTTGATCTCCCTGTAAAGCAAGCTTTCCATATTCTGCACGAGCAG GGTATTCCTATGGCTCCTCTCTGGGATTTTAACAGGGGACATTTTGTTGGAGTTCTTAGTGCGTTGGATTTTATCTTAATCATGCGGGAG CTTGGAAATCATGGGTCCAACCTTACAGAAGAGGAACTTGAGACACATACTATATCTGCTTGGAAAGAAGCAAAATCATACATAAATGGACAAATTAATGAACGAGGGGGAGCAGCTCTTAGAGTGCTTGTATCT GCTGGCCCAGACGACAATTTGAAAGATGTTGCTTTGAAAATTTTGCAAAATGGTGTAGCTACAGTTCCTATCATTCATTCACCCTCAGAGGATGGGTTATATCCACAGCTACTGTATCTTGCTTCACTTGGTGAAGTACTAAAAT ATCTTTGTAGGTATTTCAGGCATTCACCGGCATCTCTTCCCATTCTTCAATTGCCAATTAATGCCATACCATTAGGCACCTGGGTTCCCAAAATTGGAGAGCCAAATCGACGGCCGTTGGCTATGTTGAGACCTACTGCCTCACTTAGTGCAGCACTGAATTTATTGATTCAAG CTCAAGTTGGTGCAATTCCCATTGTTGATGAGAATGACTCATTATTGGATATATATTCTCGAAG TGATATCACAGCCTTGGCCAAGGACAAAATTTATACGCACATCAATCTTGACGAAATGACCATTCATCAG GCATTGCAGCTTGGAGAGGAACCGTATGCTTCCCCATACATGGTTGGCAATGAAAGATGTCACATGTGTTTACGGTCTGACCCGCTCCATAAAGTGATGGACAAGTTGTCCAAGCCAG GTGTTAGACGGCTTGTGATTGTGGAGGCTGGGAGCAAGCGCGTTGAAGGTATCATATCCCTTAGAGATGTTTTCCGGTTCTTGCTTGGATAG
- the LOC116012692 gene encoding uncharacterized protein At2g29880-like, which yields MVDAIKNGWRDSCGGLSKLTVEKMILPALNEKLGCQRSYAQYQSRLKWFKNRFNNFSELMRHSSGFGWDPIKKRFTASDEVWEDYLKSRPTHKHLRTDTVADYEDLAFVFGSTTAIGKNSIGLGDETDARIYNVEEDNQHRIDQLHFDFVNDGFTQNDIQLFH from the exons ATGGTTGATGCCATAAAAAATGGATGGCGTGATAGTTGTGGAGGTTTAAGCAAGTTAACTGTGGAGAAGATGATACTTCCTGCTCTGAATGAAAAGCTTGGGTGTCAAAGATCGTATGCACAATACCAAAGCAGATTGAAATGGTTCAAGAATCGTTTTAACAACTTTTCTGAGCTTATGCGTCATAGTTCTGGATTTGGTTGGGATCCAATAAAAAAGAGGTTTACAGCTAGTGATGAGGTGTGGGAAGATTATTTGAAG tcTCGTCCTACTCATAAACACTTACGGACCGATACGGTTGCTGACTATGAAGATTTAGCATTTGTATTTGGAAGTACTACTGCCATAGGAAAAAACTCTATTGGATTGGGTGATGAAACTGATGCAAGAATCTATAATGTTGAAGAAGATAATCAACATAGAATTGATCAActacattttgattttgttaacGATGGATTTACACAAAATGATATACAA ttgtttcattag